In Sphingomonas sp. R1, a single genomic region encodes these proteins:
- a CDS encoding citrate synthase, whose product MSDTAKLHVAGKDVEYPVLKGSTGPDVVDIRKLYAQTGAFTYDPGFTSTASCESGLTFIDGDEGVLLHRGYPIGQLAENSSFMEVSYLLLNGELPTQDELTKFENTITRHTMLHEQLATFYRGFRRDAHPMAVMCGVAGALSAFYHDSTDITDPQQRMIASHRLIAKMPTIAAMAYKYSVGQPFLYPKNDLSYTGNFLRMTFGVPAEEYEVNPVVEKALDRIFILHADHEQNASTSTVRLAGSSGANPFACIAAGIACLWGPAHGGANEAALNMLQEIGRPERIPEFIARAKDKNDPFRLMGFGHRVYKNYDPRATVMQKTVREVFAALNVSDPVFEVALQLEEMALKDDYFVEKKLFPNVDFYSGVILSAIGFPTTMFTALFALARTVGWVAQWNEMISDPEQKIGRPRQLYTGPTQRDYVPVGQR is encoded by the coding sequence ATGAGCGATACCGCCAAACTGCATGTTGCGGGGAAAGACGTCGAATATCCGGTCCTTAAGGGCAGCACGGGCCCGGACGTCGTCGACATCCGCAAGCTCTATGCGCAGACCGGCGCCTTCACCTACGATCCGGGTTTCACCTCGACCGCGAGCTGCGAATCGGGCCTGACCTTCATCGACGGCGATGAAGGCGTGCTGCTCCACCGCGGCTATCCGATCGGCCAGCTGGCCGAGAATTCGAGCTTCATGGAAGTTTCGTACCTGCTGCTGAACGGCGAGCTGCCGACGCAGGACGAGCTGACCAAGTTCGAGAACACGATCACGCGCCACACCATGCTGCACGAGCAGCTGGCGACCTTCTATCGCGGCTTCCGTCGCGACGCGCACCCGATGGCCGTGATGTGCGGCGTGGCCGGCGCGTTGTCCGCCTTCTACCACGACTCGACCGACATCACCGATCCGCAGCAGCGCATGATCGCGTCGCACCGCCTGATCGCCAAGATGCCGACGATCGCGGCGATGGCGTACAAGTACAGCGTGGGCCAGCCGTTCCTCTATCCGAAGAACGACCTGAGCTACACCGGCAACTTCCTGCGCATGACCTTCGGCGTTCCGGCCGAAGAGTATGAAGTGAATCCGGTGGTGGAGAAGGCGCTCGACCGCATCTTCATCCTCCATGCCGATCACGAGCAGAATGCCTCTACCTCGACCGTGCGCCTTGCCGGTTCGTCGGGCGCCAATCCGTTCGCCTGCATCGCGGCCGGCATCGCCTGCCTGTGGGGTCCGGCGCATGGCGGCGCGAACGAAGCGGCGCTCAACATGCTGCAGGAAATCGGCCGTCCGGAGCGCATCCCCGAGTTCATCGCCCGCGCCAAGGACAAGAACGATCCGTTCCGCCTGATGGGCTTCGGCCACCGCGTGTACAAGAACTACGATCCGCGCGCGACCGTGATGCAGAAGACCGTCCGCGAAGTCTTCGCGGCGCTCAACGTTTCGGACCCCGTGTTCGAGGTTGCGCTGCAGCTCGAGGAAATGGCGCTCAAGGACGATTATTTCGTCGAGAAGAAGCTGTTCCCGAACGTCGATTTCTATTCGGGCGTGATCCTCTCGGCGATCGGCTTCCCGACGACCATGTTCACCGCACTGTTCGCCCTGGCCCGCACCGTCGGCTGGGTGGCGCAGTGGAACGAGATGATCTCGGACCCCGAGCAGAAGATCGGCCGCCCGCGCCAGCTCTACACCGGCCCGACGCAGCGCGACTACGTGCCCGTCGGCCAGCGCTGA
- a CDS encoding glycoside hydrolase family 97 protein: MKAMLGSAALLMAAPAAAQTLEAVSPDGTNRIVVALDRQGTPNYLVQRRGEMVLAPSPIALDLDRDALGFGMAITGSEATSADTRYKIVLGTSDVGRDHYNQLTVHLQERGGARRRMDLVLRAYDDGVAFRTVVPVQAATAAAIVRYERTGFYFPQAWKCWGFNVGHFGSSHEGEFDPVDTTRLRDHNLFDLPFACETGKGAFALAEADLIDFAGMYLTGRGDGGPGLQIKLSPSLDDPRIAVHTRVGSPIVTPWRVVMLADQLGELHESTLLTNLSTPSRIEDTSWIKPGLTSWDWWNGPVIAKLPGQRTTTSVAKAFIDFAAENGFPYTMIDEGWYAGAGGGGVRRPGVDVTRWADAINLQEVADYARSKGVRLWLWAHWQALDEQMEDALALYEKLGIAGIKIDFMDRDDQWMVNWYQKLLGAAARHHLMVDLHGAFPPRGLTRTWPNFVTQEGVMGAEYNKWSRRATAGNNVMLAYTRGLLGPMDYTPGGFRNVAPGDFQIRNDLPLVQTTRAHGLAMYVVYLSPLAAVADSPDTYAASPAGFDFIKAVPASWDETRFLAGETGQYIVLVRRKGKRWYLGAMNNEMARTVSIPLAFLGPRGGVARVWSDGAVPDAVQFETQQVGPQDRLTLHLAATGGAAAIVEAR; encoded by the coding sequence ATGAAGGCGATGCTCGGATCGGCGGCGCTGCTGATGGCGGCGCCGGCTGCCGCGCAGACGCTGGAGGCAGTATCGCCGGACGGCACCAACCGCATCGTCGTGGCGCTCGATCGGCAGGGCACGCCCAATTACCTCGTCCAGCGGCGCGGCGAGATGGTGCTGGCGCCGTCGCCGATCGCGCTGGACCTGGATCGCGACGCGCTGGGCTTCGGCATGGCGATCACCGGCAGCGAGGCGACGAGCGCCGACACGCGCTACAAGATCGTGCTCGGCACGTCGGACGTAGGCCGAGACCATTATAATCAGCTGACCGTCCACCTGCAGGAGCGGGGCGGCGCCCGGCGGCGGATGGACCTGGTCCTGCGCGCCTATGATGACGGCGTCGCCTTTCGCACCGTGGTGCCCGTGCAGGCAGCCACCGCAGCGGCCATCGTCCGCTACGAGCGCACGGGCTTCTATTTCCCGCAGGCATGGAAATGCTGGGGCTTCAATGTCGGCCATTTCGGCTCCAGCCACGAGGGCGAGTTCGATCCCGTCGACACGACAAGGCTGCGTGACCACAATCTGTTCGACCTGCCCTTTGCCTGCGAGACCGGGAAGGGCGCCTTCGCACTGGCCGAGGCAGACCTGATCGACTTTGCCGGCATGTACCTGACCGGCCGGGGCGATGGCGGGCCGGGATTGCAGATCAAGCTCTCCCCCTCGCTCGACGATCCGCGGATCGCGGTGCACACGCGGGTCGGCAGCCCGATCGTGACGCCGTGGCGGGTGGTCATGCTCGCCGACCAGCTCGGCGAGCTGCACGAATCGACCCTGCTGACGAACCTTTCCACCCCGAGCCGGATCGAGGATACCAGCTGGATCAAGCCCGGCCTCACCAGCTGGGACTGGTGGAACGGCCCGGTGATCGCCAAACTGCCGGGTCAGCGGACGACGACGTCGGTCGCCAAGGCGTTCATCGACTTCGCCGCCGAGAACGGCTTCCCCTACACGATGATCGACGAGGGCTGGTATGCCGGCGCCGGCGGCGGCGGGGTACGCCGGCCGGGCGTGGACGTCACCAGATGGGCCGATGCGATCAACTTGCAGGAGGTCGCCGACTATGCCCGCTCGAAAGGGGTGCGGTTATGGCTGTGGGCGCACTGGCAGGCGCTCGACGAGCAGATGGAAGACGCGCTCGCGCTCTACGAGAAGCTCGGTATCGCCGGCATCAAGATCGACTTCATGGACCGCGACGACCAGTGGATGGTCAACTGGTACCAGAAGCTGCTGGGGGCTGCGGCGCGACATCATCTGATGGTCGACCTGCACGGGGCCTTCCCGCCGCGCGGCCTCACGCGCACCTGGCCTAATTTCGTGACGCAGGAAGGCGTGATGGGCGCCGAGTATAACAAGTGGAGCCGGCGGGCGACCGCCGGCAACAATGTCATGCTCGCCTATACGCGCGGGCTGCTGGGGCCGATGGATTATACGCCAGGCGGCTTCCGCAATGTCGCGCCCGGCGATTTCCAGATCCGCAACGACCTGCCCCTCGTGCAGACGACGCGGGCGCATGGGCTGGCGATGTACGTCGTCTATCTGTCGCCGCTGGCGGCGGTGGCGGACAGCCCCGACACCTATGCCGCAAGCCCCGCGGGGTTCGACTTCATCAAGGCCGTGCCGGCAAGCTGGGACGAGACGCGCTTCCTTGCCGGTGAGACCGGTCAGTACATCGTGCTGGTGCGGCGGAAGGGAAAGCGCTGGTACCTCGGCGCGATGAACAACGAGATGGCGCGCACCGTGTCCATCCCGCTCGCCTTTCTGGGTCCCCGCGGCGGGGTGGCGCGGGTCTGGAGCGATGGGGCGGTCCCCGATGCGGTGCAATTCGAGACGCAGCAGGTCGGCCCACAGGATCGGCTGACGCTGCATCTGGCCGCCACGGGCGGTGCCGCGGCCATCGTGGAGGCGCGCTGA
- the gltX gene encoding glutamate--tRNA ligase yields the protein MSATQETTPAKPVVTRFAPSPTGFLHIGGARTALFNLLFARHHGGKFLLRIEDTDRARSTQPAIEAILDGLRWLGLDWDGDEVYQFARAARHADVANEMIARGAAYRCYLTQDELAAMRAEAEAAKKPLRIRSPWRDRTDGDLATPHVVRLKAPTEGAVTIRDHVQGEVTVQNAEIDDLVLLRSDGTPTYMLAVVVDDNDMGVTHVIRGDDHLNNAFRQLPIYRAMGWDEPEYAHIPLIHGADGAKLSKRHGALGVDAYRDELGLLPEAVFNYLLRLGWGHGDDEIISREQAIEWFDLAGVGKSPSRFDLKKLENLNGHYIRQTDDARLADLVAARLPFEASDSQLDLLRRSMAALKPRAANLLELADGAGFLFRTRPLEMDESAAALLEGDARTLLAQLHAALDGLVTWDTEALEAAVRTVADAAGVKLGNLAQPLRAALTGRRTSPGIFDVLALLGREESLARIADQMRTPA from the coding sequence TTGAGCGCAACACAAGAAACCACCCCCGCCAAGCCCGTCGTCACGCGCTTCGCCCCCTCGCCGACCGGCTTCCTCCACATCGGCGGGGCGCGCACCGCGCTGTTCAACCTGCTGTTCGCCCGCCATCACGGCGGAAAGTTTCTGCTGCGCATCGAGGATACCGATCGTGCGCGCTCCACCCAGCCGGCGATCGAGGCGATCCTCGACGGCCTGCGCTGGCTCGGTCTCGATTGGGACGGCGACGAAGTCTATCAGTTCGCCCGCGCTGCCCGCCACGCGGACGTCGCGAACGAGATGATCGCGCGCGGCGCCGCCTATCGCTGCTACCTGACCCAGGACGAACTCGCCGCAATGCGCGCCGAGGCGGAGGCCGCCAAGAAGCCGCTGCGCATCCGCTCGCCCTGGCGCGACCGGACCGACGGCGATCTCGCGACACCGCACGTCGTCCGCCTCAAGGCGCCGACCGAGGGAGCAGTGACGATCCGCGACCATGTGCAGGGCGAGGTGACCGTGCAGAATGCCGAGATCGACGATCTCGTGCTGCTGCGCTCGGACGGAACGCCCACCTACATGCTCGCCGTGGTGGTGGACGACAACGACATGGGCGTGACGCACGTGATCCGCGGCGACGACCATCTCAACAACGCCTTCCGCCAGCTGCCGATCTATCGTGCCATGGGTTGGGACGAGCCTGAATATGCGCATATCCCGCTCATCCATGGCGCGGACGGTGCCAAGCTCTCCAAGCGTCACGGCGCGCTGGGCGTAGATGCCTATCGCGACGAGCTTGGTCTGCTGCCGGAAGCGGTCTTCAACTATCTTCTGCGCCTCGGCTGGGGGCATGGCGATGACGAGATCATCAGCCGCGAGCAGGCGATCGAATGGTTCGATCTAGCGGGTGTCGGCAAGTCACCAAGCCGGTTCGATCTGAAGAAACTGGAAAACCTCAACGGCCACTACATTCGTCAAACCGACGATGCTCGCCTGGCCGACCTCGTCGCCGCGCGGCTGCCGTTCGAAGCCAGCGACTCGCAGCTGGACCTTCTGCGCCGCAGCATGGCCGCACTGAAGCCGCGTGCCGCCAATCTCCTCGAACTGGCGGACGGCGCAGGCTTTCTTTTTCGCACCCGCCCACTGGAAATGGACGAGTCCGCAGCCGCTCTGCTAGAGGGCGATGCGCGCACCCTGCTCGCCCAGTTGCACGCCGCGCTTGACGGATTGGTAACGTGGGATACGGAGGCGCTCGAAGCGGCGGTACGCACCGTCGCGGATGCTGCGGGCGTGAAGCTCGGCAATCTGGCGCAGCCGCTGCGTGCGGCGTTAACCGGCCGCCGAACTTCTCCGGGTATCTTCGACGTCCTGGCGCTGCTGGGACGCGAGGAAAGCCTCGCCCGCATCGCAGATCAGATGCGTACGCCCGCCTGA
- the bla gene encoding subclass B3 metallo-beta-lactamase, whose amino-acid sequence MIRILLAASALGLATPAMAQGTDWAKVRAEWNRPMAPFRILGNVHYVGTAGISAYLITSPQGHILIDGGMPESAPLIAANIEALGFKLGDVKILLINHAHWDHDGGLAELKRRTGARLLASAGDIPALEAGHADYRPDITIAAPPVKVDGQLKDGEEIRLGTNTLVAHLTPGHTKGCTSFTMQVPSGGDSLTVLFACSLSVADQPLTPGHGYDAAPADFRATFAKLRATQADVFLSFHAEQFDLVAKRAKQRAGDAEAFVDPAELGRRVDAAQKAFEAALR is encoded by the coding sequence ATGATCCGGATTCTGCTTGCGGCCTCGGCACTTGGGCTGGCTACCCCGGCAATGGCGCAGGGGACCGACTGGGCCAAGGTGCGCGCCGAATGGAACCGGCCCATGGCGCCGTTCCGGATCCTCGGCAATGTCCATTATGTCGGCACCGCGGGCATTTCGGCCTATCTGATCACGAGCCCGCAGGGGCATATCCTGATCGATGGCGGCATGCCGGAAAGTGCGCCGCTGATCGCCGCCAATATCGAGGCGCTGGGCTTCAAGCTGGGCGACGTGAAGATTCTGCTGATCAATCACGCGCATTGGGACCATGACGGCGGGTTGGCCGAACTCAAGCGGCGCACCGGCGCGCGGCTGCTGGCGAGCGCCGGCGACATCCCCGCATTGGAAGCCGGGCATGCGGACTACCGACCGGACATCACCATCGCCGCACCGCCCGTGAAGGTGGACGGGCAGCTGAAGGACGGCGAGGAGATCCGCCTCGGCACCAACACGCTGGTCGCGCACCTCACACCGGGGCACACCAAGGGCTGCACCAGCTTCACGATGCAGGTGCCCTCGGGAGGCGACAGCCTCACCGTGCTGTTTGCCTGCAGCCTGAGCGTTGCCGACCAGCCGCTGACGCCGGGGCACGGGTATGACGCCGCCCCCGCCGATTTCCGCGCGACGTTCGCCAAGCTGCGGGCGACACAGGCCGACGTGTTCCTGAGTTTCCATGCCGAGCAGTTCGATCTGGTGGCCAAGCGCGCCAAGCAGCGTGCGGGGGATGCCGAGGCGTTCGTCGATCCCGCCGAACTCGGCCGGCGCGTCGATGCCGCGCAGAAAGCGTTCGAGGCGGCGCTGCGCTA
- a CDS encoding ComEC/Rec2 family competence protein: MGAGWRFPKGRGTIERWLEAERGQLPLWLPVAFGTGIAAWFVLGDARQWLGFGITALGLAGVGALLAGRSGRVVTVLGLLLAAGCGSIWWRADRVASPVLARPVAVAFEGTVLRVDRLSARGLVRLVLAPVARADLPPRVRVNVDAGALPSDLVMGARVALRARLVPPPGPAVPGAYDFRRVAWFDGIGATGKALDPVILRHAAPDRGRDLRAALSAHIESRLPGSAGGIASALATGDEGAISEADSEAMRRAGLAHLLSVSGLHVTAVTGAAMLVVLRLLALSPWLALHLRLPLVAAGAGALAAIGYTWLTGGQVPTIRSCVAALLVLVALSLGREALTLRLVAAGAMLVLLLWPEALAGPSFQLSFTAVAAIVALHESPHMHRWFEAREEGLLRRVARGAGSLLVTGILVELALMPIGLFHFHKGGVYGALANIAAIPLTTFVVMPLEALALVADLVGAGAPFWWLVAKAMAVLLWIAHLVAAAPGSVAVLPVMPAGAFACMVLGGLWVGLWRTRVRIAGLAPLCIGALWALATPGPDVLVTGDGRHVALRMADGSVALLRDRTGDFTRRVLGENGGVEPGALGLVADRRDARCSLDLCVVEVPGAGRRWRVAATRSAYPLPWRDLVAVCAESDVVVSERRLPRACHPRWLRLDRPTLARTGGVAIRFATGQVRTVRRGGRHPWLDPPTVQPPFTPAKGDRR; this comes from the coding sequence ATGGGGGCGGGGTGGCGATTCCCCAAGGGACGGGGCACGATCGAGCGCTGGCTGGAGGCGGAGCGGGGGCAATTACCTTTATGGCTGCCCGTCGCGTTCGGAACCGGCATCGCCGCCTGGTTCGTGCTGGGTGATGCCCGGCAATGGCTGGGCTTCGGGATCACCGCGCTTGGCCTTGCGGGGGTTGGGGCACTGCTCGCCGGGCGGAGTGGCCGTGTGGTGACGGTGCTGGGGTTGCTGCTGGCGGCAGGCTGCGGATCCATATGGTGGCGGGCCGACCGGGTCGCGTCACCGGTCCTCGCCCGCCCGGTGGCCGTGGCATTCGAGGGAACGGTCCTGCGCGTGGATCGCCTGTCGGCGCGGGGGCTGGTACGGCTGGTGCTGGCGCCGGTTGCCCGCGCCGATCTGCCGCCTCGGGTGCGCGTTAACGTCGACGCCGGGGCTCTTCCGTCCGACCTTGTGATGGGCGCACGCGTGGCCCTGCGTGCGCGCCTGGTGCCGCCGCCCGGTCCCGCGGTCCCCGGTGCCTATGATTTTCGCCGAGTCGCCTGGTTCGACGGTATCGGCGCGACCGGCAAGGCGCTGGATCCGGTGATCCTGCGCCACGCGGCACCCGATCGCGGGCGGGACCTGCGGGCGGCCCTGTCCGCCCATATCGAATCCCGTCTTCCAGGTAGCGCCGGCGGTATCGCCAGCGCCCTGGCGACGGGCGATGAAGGCGCGATTTCGGAAGCGGACAGTGAGGCGATGCGTCGGGCAGGCCTTGCGCACCTGTTGTCGGTCAGCGGGTTGCACGTGACGGCGGTCACCGGCGCGGCGATGCTGGTCGTGCTGCGGCTGCTCGCGCTGAGCCCGTGGCTGGCGCTGCATTTGCGCCTCCCGCTGGTGGCGGCGGGGGCGGGTGCCCTGGCCGCGATCGGCTATACCTGGCTGACGGGGGGCCAGGTGCCGACGATCCGGTCCTGCGTTGCCGCGCTGCTGGTGCTGGTCGCACTGAGCCTCGGGCGCGAGGCGCTGACCCTGCGGCTGGTCGCAGCGGGCGCGATGCTCGTGCTCCTCCTGTGGCCCGAGGCACTGGCCGGACCCAGTTTCCAGCTGAGCTTCACCGCCGTCGCCGCCATCGTCGCGCTACACGAGAGCCCCCATATGCACCGCTGGTTCGAGGCGCGCGAGGAGGGACTGCTGCGCCGGGTCGCCCGGGGGGCAGGCTCGCTGCTCGTCACCGGCATCCTCGTCGAACTGGCGCTGATGCCGATCGGGCTGTTTCACTTCCACAAGGGGGGCGTGTACGGCGCGCTCGCCAATATCGCCGCGATCCCGCTCACCACCTTCGTGGTGATGCCGCTTGAGGCACTGGCGCTGGTCGCCGATCTGGTAGGGGCGGGGGCGCCGTTCTGGTGGCTGGTCGCCAAGGCCATGGCGGTGTTGCTGTGGATCGCCCACCTGGTCGCCGCGGCGCCAGGTTCCGTGGCGGTGCTGCCGGTGATGCCGGCCGGCGCCTTTGCCTGCATGGTGCTGGGCGGCCTGTGGGTAGGGCTTTGGCGTACGCGGGTGCGGATCGCGGGGCTGGCGCCGCTGTGCATCGGCGCGCTCTGGGCACTGGCGACGCCGGGCCCGGATGTGCTCGTCACGGGGGACGGGCGCCATGTCGCACTCCGCATGGCCGATGGGAGCGTTGCATTGCTGCGCGATCGCACGGGCGATTTCACGCGCCGGGTGCTGGGAGAAAATGGCGGCGTGGAGCCGGGTGCGTTGGGCCTGGTCGCGGATCGGCGTGATGCACGATGCAGCCTGGATCTATGCGTGGTGGAGGTGCCGGGGGCGGGGCGCCGCTGGCGCGTGGCAGCAACGCGCAGCGCCTATCCGCTGCCGTGGCGCGACCTTGTCGCGGTCTGCGCGGAAAGCGACGTGGTGGTGAGCGAGCGACGGCTGCCGCGTGCCTGCCATCCGCGCTGGCTGCGGCTGGACCGCCCGACCCTCGCCCGGACCGGCGGTGTCGCGATACGCTTCGCCACCGGGCAGGTCCGCACCGTTCGACGCGGCGGCCGCCATCCCTGGCTTGACCCGCCCACGGTCCAGCCGCCATTCACCCCTGCGAAGGGAGATCGACGATGA
- a CDS encoding GDSL-type esterase/lipase family protein: protein MSVRRRSLLAGALMLPVAAHAQTQETWEQRKERLLHEDFPELSRYAADNARILASGEKVNIVFLGDSITEGWKSKRPGFFTPGRVGRGIGGQTTPQMVLRMMADVVHLKPRFVHIMAGTNDIAGNTGKMTRAQSYDNFRMMTQITRANGIGVILASVPPADHFPWRPGLDVVGPIREINAWLQAHAKAERLTWVDYTPALGDANGAMKPGLAYDGVHPTEAGYDAMAAVIAPILKAHRA, encoded by the coding sequence ATGTCCGTTCGCCGCCGTTCGCTGCTCGCCGGGGCGCTGATGCTGCCCGTTGCCGCCCATGCACAGACGCAGGAGACCTGGGAGCAGCGCAAGGAACGGCTGTTGCACGAGGATTTTCCCGAACTCAGCCGCTACGCCGCCGACAATGCCCGCATCCTTGCGTCGGGGGAAAAGGTGAACATCGTCTTCCTGGGCGATTCGATCACCGAAGGGTGGAAGAGCAAGCGGCCGGGATTCTTCACCCCCGGTCGGGTGGGCCGCGGCATCGGCGGTCAGACCACGCCGCAGATGGTGCTGCGGATGATGGCCGACGTGGTGCATCTCAAGCCCCGCTTCGTCCACATCATGGCGGGCACCAACGACATTGCCGGCAACACCGGCAAGATGACGCGCGCGCAGAGCTACGACAATTTCCGGATGATGACGCAGATCACCCGGGCGAACGGCATCGGCGTGATCCTCGCCTCGGTGCCGCCGGCGGATCATTTTCCGTGGCGGCCCGGCCTCGACGTCGTCGGGCCGATCCGTGAGATCAACGCCTGGCTGCAGGCTCATGCCAAGGCGGAGCGGCTGACCTGGGTGGATTACACCCCGGCCCTCGGTGACGCCAATGGCGCGATGAAGCCGGGTCTCGCCTATGACGGCGTGCATCCGACCGAAGCCGGCTATGATGCGATGGCGGCGGTGATCGCGCCGATCCTGAAGGCGCACCGCGCATGA
- a CDS encoding ABC transporter ATP-binding protein, producing the protein MPFLKSPARFLLHYVTRRPLAFALLALLVVGGAASAVGVQYAMKLLIDSMTVAAPSHTAVYVALAAFVGLVALENGLVRGSAMLLCNITVASGVRIRLDMFHYLTGHHIGFFQNQRGGSLGHRVGALTGSFAALTHRILMEITPPLIAFGGALLIFLAIDWRMAVAITGIFVAASTGLVVLGMRGDKYHKAFARAASESGGEMVDLVGNIAAIKSFGARAREAERLRGFFETEAAAQKRGWMFVERIRVLHDVALVILVGGALMWAVERWIAGGITAGDVVVVSAMTFRMLNGSRDLAMALIDTSQQFSYLRETLEIVGAPHALEDAADATPLKATRGEVRIAGVTFGHHPGRPVLHDLSLTVAPGQKIGIVGSSGAGKSTILQLVQRLHDPQGGRVWIDGQPIDQVTQESLHQAVAVVPQEVLLFHRSILENIRFARPDATDAEVRAAAEAAHCAGFIALLPKGYDTVVGERGTNLSGGQRQRIGIARAFLSKAPIVLLDEATSALDTGSEIEVQQALDALMAHRTVLAVAHRLSTVVGFDRVIVLDQGRIVEDGAPLTLLRAGGAFQRLWSLQAEGLDAPVAPVERRELPRFVAGTALRIFGLTPRPALRLVERQAAS; encoded by the coding sequence ATGCCGTTTCTGAAGAGTCCGGCTCGGTTCCTGCTCCACTATGTCACGCGGCGGCCCCTGGCCTTCGCGCTGCTCGCTCTGCTGGTCGTCGGCGGCGCTGCCAGCGCGGTCGGCGTGCAATATGCGATGAAGCTGCTGATCGATTCGATGACGGTCGCGGCGCCGTCGCATACTGCCGTCTACGTCGCACTCGCCGCATTCGTCGGATTGGTGGCGCTGGAAAATGGCCTGGTTCGCGGCTCAGCGATGTTGTTGTGCAACATTACCGTTGCGAGTGGCGTCCGCATCCGGCTGGACATGTTCCACTATCTCACGGGTCACCATATCGGCTTCTTCCAGAACCAGCGTGGCGGCAGCCTCGGCCACCGCGTTGGCGCGCTGACCGGTTCGTTTGCCGCGCTCACCCACCGCATCCTGATGGAGATAACGCCGCCGCTGATCGCGTTCGGTGGCGCGCTGCTGATCTTCCTAGCGATCGACTGGCGCATGGCGGTGGCGATCACCGGCATCTTCGTCGCGGCCAGCACCGGCCTGGTTGTTCTGGGCATGCGCGGTGACAAGTATCACAAGGCCTTTGCCCGTGCCGCCAGCGAGAGCGGCGGGGAGATGGTCGACCTCGTCGGCAACATCGCCGCGATCAAGTCCTTCGGCGCCCGTGCGCGCGAAGCGGAGCGGCTGCGGGGCTTCTTCGAGACGGAGGCGGCGGCACAGAAGCGCGGATGGATGTTCGTCGAGCGGATCCGGGTGTTGCACGACGTGGCACTGGTCATCCTGGTCGGCGGCGCGCTGATGTGGGCGGTCGAGCGCTGGATCGCCGGCGGCATCACTGCGGGCGACGTGGTCGTCGTCAGCGCGATGACCTTCCGCATGCTCAACGGTTCGCGCGACCTCGCCATGGCATTGATCGATACCAGCCAGCAGTTCAGCTATCTGCGGGAGACGTTGGAGATCGTCGGCGCGCCGCATGCGCTGGAAGACGCCGCGGATGCCACGCCGCTGAAGGCAACCCGCGGCGAGGTGCGGATCGCGGGCGTGACCTTCGGCCACCATCCCGGGCGCCCGGTGCTGCATGATCTGTCGCTGACCGTCGCGCCGGGGCAGAAGATCGGCATCGTCGGCTCCTCGGGTGCCGGCAAGTCGACCATCCTGCAACTGGTCCAGCGCCTGCACGATCCGCAGGGTGGTCGCGTGTGGATCGATGGTCAGCCGATCGATCAGGTGACGCAGGAAAGCCTGCACCAGGCCGTTGCGGTGGTGCCGCAGGAGGTGCTGCTGTTCCACCGCTCGATCCTTGAGAATATCCGCTTCGCCCGGCCCGACGCGACGGACGCCGAAGTGCGCGCCGCGGCCGAGGCTGCGCACTGTGCCGGTTTCATTGCGTTGCTTCCGAAGGGCTATGACACGGTGGTCGGCGAGCGCGGTACCAATCTTTCCGGCGGCCAGCGGCAGCGCATCGGCATTGCCCGGGCGTTCCTCAGCAAGGCACCGATCGTGCTGCTCGATGAGGCCACCTCGGCGCTGGATACCGGCTCGGAGATCGAGGTGCAGCAGGCGCTGGATGCGCTGATGGCGCACCGCACGGTGCTGGCGGTTGCGCATCGCCTGTCGACCGTGGTCGGCTTCGACCGCGTGATCGTTCTCGACCAGGGCCGGATCGTCGAGGACGGCGCGCCGCTCACGCTCCTGCGGGCGGGGGGCGCCTTCCAGCGGCTCTGGTCGCTCCAGGCCGAGGGGCTGGACGCGCCGGTCGCGCCGGTGGAGCGCCGCGAGCTGCCGCGTTTTGTGGCCGGCACCGCGCTCCGCATCTTCGGTCTGACCCCGCGGCCGGCGCTGCGGCTGGTCGAGCGGCAGGCTGCCAGCTGA